From Gottschalkiaceae bacterium SANA:
AAAGATCGGGCTTCCTTGTCGCCTAAGGATAAGACATTGATTCGCCATCGCAAGGCAAAAAGCCCCAGGGTACCAAGTAGAATCGGGATTAGTGAAATCGAAATTTCGCGGTAATCTGCATTGGCCAAGCTGCCCATCAGCCAAAATACGATGGTAGGCAATTCATCAAAGGGATCGGCGACATATTTCAAAAATGAAATCAATGCCGAAAAGATCGAAGAAACGATGACGCCGCCCAAGACCAACATAATATTGGGTACTGTGCTGTAGATTCGACCGATGAGATAGCTGAAAAATACAGCGATCAAACTAAAGACAAAGGACAGCACATAGATCATGACCACATTGTCGAAGAGAATGATTCCAAGGGCTGCGCCAAATCCTGCACCGGAGCTAACCCCAAGAATGCCTGAATCTACCAGTGGATTATGGAAGAGACCTTGCAGGGAAGCGCCACTGACTGCCAGTGCTCCACCAACCAATGCACCTAGTATGGCGCGGGGAAGGCGAATATCCCAGACAACAGTCTGGGTAATGGCTGGCACATCTACGGGGATTCCCGTAATTTTGCTCCAAACGGTATCGATCACCATTGGTGCTGAAACAGGATATCGGCCGATAAACATGGTGATCACGATAAAGACAAGAGGCATAAGTACAAAAGATACGGATAATAAGCCATGTAGGGTTTTGTTTTTTTGAGAAAGTTCCACGCCTTTCATTATTTTCTCTTATATCGTTGGAATCCAATGAAAGCAATGGCTGCAAGGGCGATCAGACCCATCCATAGCAATCCATTATTTGAAGAAGGAGGAGTGGGTTCTTGGTCAGTATGTTCAATGACGACTTCGCCTCCAATGGTTGTGAAAGAAACTTCTAGCGCTTCTTCCAAGGCAGTTCCGCTCTTTGAGGTTAAATCCTTGCTAATTTTTACGATATAGGTTGTTCCTTCCAATAAAGTGTTTCTTGGTCGTATGTAGAGATAATCACGTTTTTCACGATCGACCTGGTCATCCGCCATAAACAAGTCAAAGGAAACTTGATTTCCATCTTGATCTACGAATTCGATACAGGTTTTGTTATTTTCGGATACCTTCATGTTGACGACATTCTTTGAAAACATCAGCTCAATTTCCTCAAGATCCGTTGAAATGTCAACTGCACCATTTTCGG
This genomic window contains:
- a CDS encoding iron ABC transporter permease; translation: MKGVELSQKNKTLHGLLSVSFVLMPLVFIVITMFIGRYPVSAPMVIDTVWSKITGIPVDVPAITQTVVWDIRLPRAILGALVGGALAVSGASLQGLFHNPLVDSGILGVSSGAGFGAALGIILFDNVVMIYVLSFVFSLIAVFFSYLIGRIYSTVPNIMLVLGGVIVSSIFSALISFLKYVADPFDELPTIVFWLMGSLANADYREISISLIPILLGTLGLFALRWRINVLSLGDKEARSLGLNTRLYKIAVVIFTTLATAGAVSVSGIIGWIGLVIPHIGRMIVGNDNRYLIPASMSIGACFLILIDNAGRMLTGSELPLSILTALVGGPFYVYLLKRTKGGGW